One window of Chroococcidiopsis sp. TS-821 genomic DNA carries:
- a CDS encoding SH3 domain-containing protein — MNKYLISLGLGVLSLSITTPSKAQACRNYVIEDGYVNVRTGPSTQHSIVGRAYEGSDVNVVGRSGGWLRITYPHNGWVSGNMIGTDCRRSPATNSGGRYPYTEKFSMTNGGIVITVRQTPTWAELTTQERKSARENMWWDYLNEYGSEPLTVDFYTSRGYHIAQYSTRCRGRCFTKE; from the coding sequence ATGAATAAATATTTAATTTCACTGGGTTTAGGAGTGCTTTCGCTAAGTATTACAACTCCATCAAAAGCTCAAGCTTGCCGTAACTATGTTATTGAAGATGGCTATGTCAATGTTCGTACAGGTCCTAGTACACAGCATTCTATTGTAGGACGCGCCTATGAAGGTAGTGACGTTAATGTTGTAGGTAGGTCTGGAGGTTGGCTAAGAATTACTTATCCTCACAATGGCTGGGTAAGTGGAAACATGATTGGCACAGATTGTCGTCGATCGCCTGCTACTAATTCTGGAGGTCGTTATCCATACACCGAAAAATTTAGTATGACTAATGGAGGTATTGTAATTACGGTTAGACAAACACCTACTTGGGCTGAACTAACTACGCAAGAACGTAAAAGTGCTAGAGAAAATATGTGGTGGGATTATCTTAATGAATACGGTTCTGAACCGCTAACAGTAGATTTTTATACTTCTCGCGGATATCATATTGCACAATATAGTACTCGTTGTCGAGGGCGTTGTTTTACGAAAGAATAA